CGCCGCAGCTCCTGCTGTTGCTCCAGGGGCGTATCGGCGAGGCGCGAAAACTGCCCTTCTGCAGCCAGCTCCGCCGCAATGTCGCGCAGCAGCGCATCCTCCTGATTCTCCGCCGTGGGGTAGGCAAACCGCCGCAGTGCCCCAATAATGCGCTCCTTCATCTCCCCGGCCGCATCGTTGGTAAACGTAATGGCCAGAATGCTCTTGAAGTAAGCCGGATCATCGGACCCCAGCGCCAGCTTCAAGTATTCCTTGGTCAGCTGATAGGTTTTGCCGGAACCGGCGGAAGAAGAATAAATGCGAAAAGTGGAGGGCATTGAGAAAGATCAGGGGCTGTCCTGTAAAAGTAAAGCTAAACTAAGGGCTATACAGCTGATTTAGGTAAATTGCCACTGTTAGCATTGTGTATTAATCGGTAATACAGATGTTTATAATCATAATTGAATAAAAGGATGAAAGTAAAGAAAATAGTATTAGAGAAGTTCAAGAGGTTTACGGATCTGACGATCTCAAATATTCCCGAATCTGCTAAACTAGTTTTACTTGTTGGGCCAAACGGTAGTGGAAAAACCTCTTTATTCGAAGCATTTAATTATTGGTATAAATTTAAGGGATATAGCACTATAGGTGAACAAGCATATTATGAAAAGAAAGATACTATTTCATCAAATGATAATTGGTATCAAAATAAAGTCAATATTGAATTTCATGACCTAATAAATTTTCAAATGGATCATTTGAAAGGTAAATTTTACTTTAGAACTGCATACAGAAATGAACCAGATTTTACAATTAAAACATTAAATAAGCAACAAGATCCAAGTAAAAGTTCGAAATTTGACACTCTAAATGGTAATGATATAACCGTATCAGAGAATTACCAAAGATTAATATCTCAAACTTTGTCTGGTGTTTTTAATAATTCAAACAACACGAAAACAGTAGAGGGACTTAGAGAGGAGCTTATAGGGCAGATTAAAAAATCACTCGGGAACGTTTTAGATGATTTGAATTTAAGCTCTATAGGTGACCCTCTGTCAAACGGAAGTTTTTACTTTGAAAAAGGTGCATCAAAGGATTTTCATTATAAAAACTTGTCGGCAGGAGAAAAATCTGTCTTCGATTTATTATTAGATATCATTATCAAATCCACTTATTACACTGATACAATTTTTTGTATTGATGAACCTGAGGCCCATATGCATACTCGTTTACAAGCTAAATTTCTTAAAGAATTATATAACCTTATACCCAACAGTTCCCAACTTTGGATATCTACCCACTCGATTGGTATGCTTAAACAAGCAGAAGAACTTGAAAAAGATGTGCCAGGCAGCGTTGTCTTTTTAGACTTTGACAATAGGGATTTTGATTTAACAGAAAATATTTTCCCTGCTAAAATTGATAAGACTATATGGAATAGGTTCTTTGATCTAGCGTTCGCCGATTTTTCACAGTTGATTGCTCCGCAGAGAATTGTTTTTTGTGAAGGAACATCCCAGGGTAGAAAATATAAGGACTTTGATGCTCAGATCTATGGTAAAATTTTTGAGCAAAAGTTTCATGACACAAAATTTATATCAATTGGTTCAAGTTCTGAAATTGAAAATATAGAGAACGAATCAGTGAAAATCGTATCAAACATTCTTAAATCTTCGAATATCATAAAATTTATAGACAGAGATAGTAAGAGTTTGCAGGAGATTCAGGAACTACGTGATAAAGGAATAAAAACTTCACGAGAAAGACATATAGAAAGTTATCTTCTTGATGATGAAATTATAGTAAAATTATAGTAAAATTATGTAATATTATGGATAAAGCGAATTTGATTCAAGACTGCTTGAATGCTAAAGCTCAAGCAATGCAGGAAAGTGTTGCAAGAGGTAATGCATCTGATGATATTAAGTCAGCTAGTGGTAAAATATATACCGAACTTAAAAGGATATTGAATATAAATCAAGGCGGAAATAACAAATGCGCATTCATTAGGGATACTATAACACCACTGGTAACAGAAGATACTCATGTTTATAAGAAACTTGAAGCAGAAATATTCGGATAAATAATTAACGTTAATTGAAAATAATATAAGATTAGCCTACCATCTTTTCTCTATGCTAATATTGATCACCTCACCGGCTCCCACAACCGCTTCTTCACCTCCTCTTCCACCCGTTTAGGCCGTTGCGACTTCGGGTCCAGAAGCACCTACTGAGTTTCGGCCTGGCAGAGCAGCACGTTATCGGCGGCCCGCTCGATGCCCACGAAGCGCTGGGATTGGGCCCGCGTATATAGCCCAAGAACTTACTGCCTTCTACTGAGTCCTAATCCCATTTTGTAACTTTAAGACATGGAACTGAAAGATCTTATCACCATTGACTCCGATATCCTAGGAGGGCAGCCTGTCTTCAAAGGAACACGGGTTCCTGTCGAGACGCTTTTTGATCATTTGGAGGCTGGAGTATCGTTAAAAGTGTTTCTAGATGACTTTCCGACGGTTACTAAAGAGCAGGCTATTACGACGCTCGAAATCGCCAATAAGCTCATGACTTCAAAAAATATCGCCAAGCTCTATGAAATTGCTGCTTGACGAGAATCTACCTAAACGGCTAAAGGCGGACTTTCCTGAGCATGAGATTTACACGGTGAGAGACAAGGGCTGGAATGGCATCAAGAACGGCCAGTTGATGCAATTGATGGTAGAAAACGATTTTCATGCGCTATTGACCTTCGATAAAAATTTACAGCATCAACAGAATTTCAAGAAATACATAATAAGCGTTTTTGTCCTTTCCGCCGTTAACAATACTTACATGGCGTTAACAAAACTGACGCCGAGAGTGCATGAGTATTTGAACAAGGAAACGCTGCCTGTTGGGCCAATTATTATTGCTACTCAATAAACAGGAAAACAAGTTTTCTTATTTCCTCACCCCACCGGCTCCCACAGCCGCTTCTTCACGGCTTCTTCCACGCGCTTGGGCCGCTGCGACTTCGGGTCCAGGAGCACCCACTGAGTTTCGGCTTCGCAGAGCAGCAAGTTATCAGCGGCCCGCTCGATGCGCACGAAGCGCTGAGACTGGGCCCCGCGCACTTCTCCCACCCAGGTAGTACAGCGCAGTTCTTCGCCCAGGAACGCAGGCTTGTGGTAGCGGATGCGGTGTTCCAGTACCACCCAGATATAGGGTTCTCCTTCGCCGGGCGGGTAGGCGGTTAGCCAGTGTGCCGCTGCCGTATCCTGCACATACTGCACGTACTGCACATTGTTGACGTGGTTTAGCTCATCGATATCGGATGCAACAACGGTAAGCAAGCGGGAAAAGCGGAAGGCGGGCGTAGGTTCAGACATGAGCGTGAGAGGATGGTTAACGCTAACAACGGCTGGCACGCTCTGGCGTTTATAAGGTTGGCTATTTCTGGCCCGCCACTTTCGCCTTTCGGGTCCACACGCGACTCAGATAGTCGCGGATATCGAAGGTTTGACAGCTGGTGTCGCCGTGGTCAATGACTATTTCGCCAATGCGGTCGGCGGCTTGCTCGGCTAGCTCCCGCAGGGCCTCCGAGCGGCTCCCGATGCTGATGAACGCGGTATTTATGGCTTCCTTGGCGCGGTTAGGCGCCTGGTGAATGGTAGCCTCCATCTGCGGCAGATAGCCTTCGAAGTAAGTGTTCAGCAGATCTTTGTTATCTAGTGCCAGGCGGCTAAGCAAGGAGTAGCCGATGCGCTGATGTCCTTCGTCGGGCGCGGTAGTCCACTGCGCTACTTTCGTTGGCGCAAAGGACGTTTGGGCAACCAAGCCGGCGAATAAATCGGCGAGGGCATGGTAATGGATATCCTGGGCCCAGCTATCGGCCTCGGCTTCGGAAAGCTGCTGCGGATCGGCAATCATGGTAGCCAACGACTGCGCATCGATATTCTGCGTGGCCCACAGCTGTCGGGCTACGGCGTGCGCGTGGGTTTTGTCTTTGCCACGGCCCACAAACTCCTTTTTCAAAGTCCCATAGCTAGCGAAGCTCACCCCAAATACATTTGGCCCGCTGCCGTGACGCTGATAGGTTTTGCGAGTTTGCTCCGAGCCCAAGGCGCGAAGCTGAGCAATTGTTTCTTCAAAATTCATAGAGAGTGAAGTTGACAGCTGGCGTGGTAGCAAATAGAATTGGGCCGGAAGCTAAGCGGAGTTGAAGATGAAAAGCGTAACGCAATTTAATCTTAATCCTAAATCGCTAATACTACGTGATTTAACTAGCCCATGCTGCCTTCATATAAATATGCTCGACTATAGCGGAACGCGAATCTTTAAATGGTGTTATAGCACCTCACAGTAGGTACAGCAGAACATTGGCGCACCATTCAATTTGCCCCCCAACGCTAGCTACGAGAGCTAAACTTGACACTGGGGGCTTTTTTACGAAATAAAATCGTATCTTTGCACCCGCATTTGAGAATGGCCCCGTTCCGCGCAGCTACGGCTGCTTTTTATAAATTTCTGGCCGTCACCGTCTTCCGTCCGTTGCTTCCGTCGCTTGTCGTTGTTGAGAGTGTGGGTGAAGAACGTCGCTGAATCTGCTGTTTTCAGAGCTAGTTCATCTCATTCCATCTAAAGACAACATGGAAAAAGTAAAATTTGAAGAACTGTCGTTATCGACAGAAATGCAACGCGCGATTACCGAAATCGGCTACGAAGAGGCTTCACCGATTCAGTCAGAGGCAATTCCCGCGCTGCTCGCAGGTCGCGACGTGATTGGCCAGGCCCAAACGGGTACCGGCAAAACGGCGGCCTTCAGTATTCCCGCCATCGAAGGCGTTGATACCAATTCCCGCAACACGCAAGTACTCGTACTCTGCCCCACGCGTGAGCTGGCCGTGCAAGTATCGGGCGAAATTCAGAAGCTAGGTAAGTACAAGTCAGGTTTGGCCGTGGTGCCGATCTATGGTGGCTCGTCTTACGACCGTCAGTTCCGCGCTTTGGAGCGTGGTGTGCAGATCGTAATTGGTACGCCTGGTCGCGTTATGGACCACTTGGAGCGCGGCACGTTGAAGCTGGATCATTGCAAAATGATCATCCTCGACGAAGCCGACGAAATGCTGGACATGGGTTTCCGCGAGGACATCGAAACGGTGCTCAAGCGCATGCCTGAGGAGCGCCAGACGGTATTCTTCTCGGCTACGATGAGCCGCCCGATCATGGAAATGACGAAGCGGTATCAGAAAGATCCGCAGATCGTGAAGGTAAACCACCAGGAGATGACTGTTTCGAACATCGAGCAGTCGTACTACGAGGTGCGTGGTCCCCAGAAAAAAGACGTGCTTACCCGCCTGATTGACATGTTCAATCTGAAGTCGGCCATCGTATTTGCTAACACCAAGCGCATGGTAGACGAAATCGTGGGCGACCTGCAAGCCAAAGGCTATTTTGCCGAGGGTCTGCACGGCGACATGGGCCAGCAGCAGCGTCAGAATACGCTTGACAAGTTCCGTAAAGGTACCCTGGAAATCCTGGTTGCCACCGACGTAGCCGCCCGCGGCATCGACGTGGAGAACGTGGAAGCCGTAATCAACTACGACCTGCCCGCCGACGAGGAATACTACGTGCACCGCATCGGTCGTACGGGCCGCGCCGGTAAGTCGGGTCGTGCATTCACCTTCGTGAGTGGCCGCGACATTTATAAGCTGCGCGACATTATGCGCTTCACCAAGGCCACCATCAAGCAGGAACGCGTTCCGTCGTTTGAGGATGTGACCGAGGTGAAAACCACGCTATTCCTGACCCAGATCAAGGATGTTATCGAAAAAGGCAATCTGGAGAAGTACGTAGGCCGCGTGCAGCGCCTGCTGGATCAGAGCGAAGAAATTACTTCGCTTGACATCGCCGCTGCCTTGCTCAAGATGAGCATGAAGGAAGACAAGCGCGTTGAGCAAAGCCTCGACGCTGGTCGTACTCAAGGCGCGCCGCGTGCTGGTTACACCCGCATGTTCGTGACCATGGGCAAGAAGGATCGGATTCACCCACGTGATATCGTTGACCTGATTGCTGAGAGCACAGGCCTGACTGCCGGTAAAGTAGGCGACATCGCCCTTTACGACAAGTTTAGCTTCGTGGAAGTGCCTTCGGAGTTTGCCGAAGAAATCGTAACCAACCTCGGTCGCGCCAGCATCAATGGCCGTCCGGTTGCTTTCAACGTGGCTACGCCCGTGCAGGAAGGTGATGCCAAGCAGGAAGGTGGCCGTCCAGGCGGCTTCGGCGGTGCCAATGAGAATCGTCCTGCTCGTCGTGGCCCAGGTGGCTACGGTGGCGGTGAGCGTCGCGAAGGCGGCTCGAGCTACGGTGGAAATCGTGGGGGCAGCAGCTACGGCGACCGTCGCGAGGGTGGTTCTAGCTATGGCGGCGGTGCCCGTGGTGGCAGCAGCTTTGGTGGCAACCGCGGTGGCTCTAGCTACGGAGGTGGCTACAAGGGCAACCGCGACGGCGGTGGCAGCAGCTACGGCGGCGGTTACAAAGGCAAGCGCGATGGCGACAGCGGTGCCGGCAACGCTGGCAGCACGGGCGGTGGCTACAAGCCCCGCAGCACCAACGACTTCGACGAATAGATCGTTAAGACTGAGTACTACTCGCAGCTTTTAGCAGTGAGTAGTACTAAAAAAGCCCCCCAGACCAACGTCTGGGGGCTTTTTTGTAGTTGTGCAACCAGTATTACTTCTTGCTCGCGTCGCGCAGTGACTTGATAGTGTCGTGGGCTTCGCGTACGCCTTGGTATTGTTTTTCAATGATAGACTTCAACTGGCCGGGAAGGTTTTCTGCCTTCAAAGCTGTTTGATAGGCTTTTACGGCGTAATCTTCGCCACGTTCGCACTCGTTGAGGATGCTTTCGCGGTCCTTGCTGGTGATGGCCGCTTTGATGTTGATGAACGCGCGGTGCACCGTGCCAGTGATAGAAGTGTCTTCCTCCGCCTTCAGGTTAAGCTGGTGCATCTGGTCTTCGATCTCCGTGAGATAGCCATCGCGCTGAGCGGCGTATTTCTTGAAGACCTCTTTCAGGTCCTGATCTTCCACGTCGGTGAGGGCGGTGGCGTAGCCTACTTCACCGTCTTTGAGGGTTTGAACGAGTTCGTTGAGTAGGGCTTGGGTTGCTTTGGAATCCATGAGGAGTAGGGTTGGGTAGGTAAAACATTAACTGCTATGCTTTACTGTGTCCATACCCGCAAGGTTGCAATCCGGCTATGCGATACCCGCTACGGCGCTGGCGTGGTTCTCCACTGGCCCGGCCTGATGCAGGAAGGTTGCGATGGCCGCCAGGGTTTCGATGGGCGCGCTTAAGTGCGGACAGTGTCCGGTAGCGCGCAACGTAATTAAAGTGGAATCGGGGATAGCCTGGTGCATGAAGGCGCCTACTTCGGCGGGCGCAATTATATCCTCAGAGCATTGCAGAATCAACGTCTTGGTAATGACTTTGGGTAGATCCTGGCGGTTGTCGGAGAGAAACATAACCCGAGCAAACTCCTTGGCAATAGCGCTATCGGCGTGGCAAAAGCTATCTATTAATTCCTGCGCTAGTGAAGGACATTCGGGATTTCCCATAATTAGCGGCGCAAAGGCGTTAGCCCAACTCCGAAAATCCTTGTTCATCATGGCTAATATAGCCTTAATATCAGCCTGCTCGAACCCTCCGATGTAGTCGTGGTCGTTGATGTAGCACGGAGAGGGGCCAATGAGAATCAGCTTGGAAAATAGCTCCGGCTCCTGAATCGTGCTCAATAAGCTAATCATGGCTCCCACGGAGTGACCCACCAGAATGACATCCTGCAACGCAAGTGAGTGGCACACCTCCACGATATCGGCCGCATAGCCGTGCAGGGTAGCGTATTTATCTGAGTCGTAGGCGGCCAACGCGGAATTTCCAACGCCCACCTGGTCTATCAGCACCAGCCGATAGTTGGCTAATAAGCCGGCCGTAATGTAGCGCCACACGTTTTGATCGCAGCCAAAGCCGTGGACCAACACCATTGTCTGCTTACCCTTCCCAGTAACCTTGACGTTGTTCCGTATGCATGCATCCATAATCCAATGCAAACTAGTTAAGCTAGTACTAGTGGGTACTTTCCTTCTAAAATATGTAATGATTCGGTATTACAAGACAAAGGCGTATCAATTCTACTTTGGTTGCAAAGCAAAAGGAATGCAATAAGCGCCTATAAGGCAGCAGCGCCCTAATTGTCGTTGAAATAAAAAATTGTGGTACTACGGTTGAGCTGACGTAGAGCCACTATATCTGACCGTGTTTTCGTATCTCGCTCTATTTTATGGAGTTAGACTGCATGCGAGAATGCCCATCAGGTTCGGGAGTTAGGAATTACTCGTCGCCATTGCTCTGCCCGCCAGGTACCCGGTAGTCCAGGCAGCTTGAAAGTTGAAGCCCCCAGTAATACCATCAATATCCAGTACCTCACCTGCGAAGTATAAGCCTGGCACCCGCCGGCTCTCCATAGTATGCATATTGATCTCACTGAGCACGATGCCCCCGCAGGTTACAAATTCCTCTTTGTAGGTGGTTTTGCCCCGCACAGGTAATGGCGTACGCAGCAAGCTTTCAATTAGGCGGTTTTGGAGCTTAGCGGGCAGCTCACTCCAGCGCATTTCCGCACTGATACCGGCCTGGTCGGTGAGGGTGCGCCACAGACGCTGGGGCAACCCAAATAGGGGATTGCTTTCAACCGTTTTACGCCCGTTCTGGTCGCGGAAATTGTGCAGCCACGTGCGCAGGGTTTCCTCCGTATGCGCGGGTACCCAGCTCACCAACGCCGTACTTTCGTACTTGAGCTCGTGGAGGCGGCGCGCCCCCCAGGCCGAAAGCTTGAGCACCGCCGGGCCGCTCACGCCCCAGTGTGTTACCAGAATCGGCCCTTCATACTCTAGTTTTTCGCCCGCTACCCGCACGCGCACGTTGGGCACGCTCACGCCCGGCAGCTCCCGCAGCGGCGAATCGGGCACGTTAAACGTGAATAGCGACGGCACTGGCTCGGCTACAGTGTGCCCCAGCTGGCGTAACCATTGGTAGCTTTCCGACTTCGGCGCGCCACCCGTGGCAATGAGCAGGCGCGCTACCTGCATTTCCTGAGCGTGCGTGCCCGTAAGCCGCAACCGGAAGCCGCCACCGGGCTGGGGGGCAATTTCATCGGCGTTGGTTTGCTGCAAGATGCTCACACCGGCCCGCTGCGCTGCGTCGAGCAGGCACTGGGCAATAGTTTCGGAAGAGTCGGTGGTGGGAAACATGCGGCCGTCGGCCTCCGTTTTGAGCGCCACGCCGCGCGCCTCAAACCAGGCAATAGTAGCGCGGGCATCAAATTCCCGAAAAGCTTCCTTGAGCTGCTTGCCCCCGCGCGGATAGTGTTGCGCCAGCTGGGTCGGCGACTCGCAGGCGTGGGTTACGTTGCAGCGCCCGCCACCGGAGATGCGCACTTTGCTCAGCAGCTTACCCGTTTTTTCGATGAGATAAACCGTTAGGCGAGGGTTGGCTTCGGCGCAGGCAATGGCCCCGAAAAAGCCCGCCGCGCCACCGCCCAGTACGGCTACGGTGTTAGAATGTGAAGGAGTTTGCACACTCCAAAGGTACGAACCTCGCCTGCTTAAATCTCTCAGCGCGGATAGGAGTGAAGCTAGCAGGCGGCCAGCGCCACCTCTATATCGTCGTGTTTGAATTGATACCCCAGGGTCTGCCGAATCAAGGTGCTATCAATAATTTTGCCCCCCAACGCGTCATCCATGCGGAAATCGGGCGGCTGCAAACCCAACTGCTGCGCAGCTTTCGGATAGAAATCGCCACGCATGGGGTGGGAGATGGCGCAAGCATTGAAGGTAAAGCCCCAGGCTTGCTGCCGGATAATAGCCGTGAGCAACCCCACGCAATCGGTGAGGTGAATCAGGTTGACGGGGGCATTGGCCTGCGCCACATCGTGCCGGCCGGCCAGAAATCGGCCTGGCGGGCGTTGCGGGCCAAACAAGCCCGCCAGTCGCACCACCGTATTATGGGGCTGGGGAGCAAAAAGCTCTTCGGCCCGAAGGATATCGGAGGCAGCCTCGGAGGAGGCGTGGGCATCGTTTTCGCGCATGGCGCGGGGCTCGTCGGGGTATACGCTGGTTGAGCTGACGAACAACACATGGCCAACCCCGCATTCCTGGGCAGCTTCTGCTACGGGCTGAAGCAGGTTGGAGTAGCTGCTGGCGGTAGCGCTCCGGCGCGGAGGCACGTTGAGCACCAATACATCAGCGCCGCTGAGTAAGGTGTGGAGAGTGTCGCGGTCGGTGGCCGTGAATTTGCCCCCCAAACTCAGTAAATACGGCCGAATGCCTGCGTCGCGCAGCGTGAGTACGCGGGTGGGGGTGGTGGTGGTGCCGGCTACCGTATAGCCTTCGGCCACGAGGGCCTTAGCCAAGGGTAACCCCAGCCAGCCGCAACCCAGCACGGCCACCGTCGGACGAGGACTTTGAGATGTATTAACCATGTGCGGTTCAAAGGTGGCAAAAAATCCTTCCGGGGCAAGTTGGCTGCTTGAAATTCAGAAATCGAATACATTATGGCCTCCTTCTATCATTTCTATGCTCGCTGGCCATCGACTCTACGATCACCTGCCCGATGAATTAGAAGCCCGAATTCGTATTCTGACTCCCGAAGAAGGTGGCCGTACGGTACCCGCCTACAATGGTATTCGGTGGGACTTTCGCTACGCCCAGGGCGAGTATGCTAAACACCACTTTATGTTGTACCCCGACTTTTATGACCCAGTCACTGGCGCTTCATTTCGGGATGAATGGCTGCCAGTAAATGAGTGGCTCTATGCCCGGATGTATGGTATAAACTCCAAATTAAGGAGTAGCATTCACCAGAAAATGGCGCGGCCAGGCACTTCGTTCTATTGCTGTGAGGGGGCTAGGATTGTGGCCGAAGGGACCATTACGCGAATAACTGGTTTATTTGAGCCACGGGCGTAGCTTGTGACAGCTTTCTGTATTTTTTCTCCTCTAAGACCCCACCAACTCTATCTATGTCTGCTCCCTACACCCAACCCATGCTTCGTGACAACGCCCTGCAAGGCAAAACCATTGTCGTGACTGGTGGTGGCACCGGCCTGGGCCGTGCCATGACCACGTATTTTCTTCAGCTGGGGGCCAATGTCACCATCAGTAGCCGCAAGCTGGACGTGCTGGAAAAAACCGCCGCGGAACTGCGTCAGCAAACTGGCGGCAAGGTGTTGGCCGTGCAGTGCGACGTACGCAAGTACGATGAGGTGGAAAATATGCTACAGCGCACCATCGACGAGTTTGGGGGCGTAGACGTGCTGCTGAACAACGCCGCCGGCAACTTTATCTCGCCTACGGAGCGCCTCAGCCACAAAGCCTTTGACGTAATTGTAGATATTGTGCTGCGCGGCTCTTACAATTGTACCCTCGCCTTCGGCAAACGCTGGATAGCTGACAAAAAGCCCGGCACCATTCTGAATATTGTGACTACCTACGCCTCTGTAGGTTCGGCCTACGTGGTGCCCTCGGCGGCCGCCAAAGCCGGTGTGCTGGCCATGACGCGCTCTTTGGCCGTGGAGTGGGCCAAATACGGTATTCGCTCCAACGCCATTGCCCCCGGCCCGTTCCCCACGGAAGGTGCCTGGAGCCGCTTGTTCCCCGAGCCGCTCGCCAAAAAGCTCGATCCGGCCGCTTCCGTGCCGCTCAAGCGTGTAGGCGACCATCAGGAACTGGCTAACCTGGCCGCTTATCTCGTATCCGATTTCTCGGCGTATATGAACGGCGAAGTTGTTACCATCGACGGCGGCGAGTGGCTAAATGGGGCTGGCGAGTTCAACAAGCTGGAGCTGATTCCGGCCCCCATGTGGGACGAAATCGAGAAAGCCATGCGGCGGTAAAATCGGCAGCAAAAGGATTTGGCTGAAAAAAAGCCCCTCATATTACGTCCGGGGGCTTTTTTATGTGCGCTGAATGTTGGGATGAGTTCAGTTAACGCAGGATTACAGGTTATAATCTTTAAAATCTTTGGTGAACTCCAGAGTTGGAATGGGCTGATTGGCCACTACATCCAAAAACTTAAACTCCTCGAACAGCCCTTTGTCATCTTCCGCGCGGATTAAGAGCGGCAAATACAGCTTTTTGTCAACGCAAATCAGGGTACGCGAGCCGTAGCTATTGGGTACATGCAGCACCTTGCCCGTCGGAATGGGCGCGTCGGCGGCAACCCCGTTTTGCTCCATAATTCGGTATTCACCACAGCCAAATCTGTCGGCCACTTGGGCTACCGTTTCGCCCTTGCCGGCGGTATAGCTCACGTAGCGAAACTTGGGAAAGTCGGAGCGGAGCTGGTAACAGGGGCGGCCCGCCACCACCGTGTCGCCGGCGTAACGAAACGACCGTTCGTAGGAACGATCCGGGCGCTGGGCTGAGCCGCGCAGAATATCGGCTATCATGCCGTAGCCTGCATCCAGTACACTATGGTGCTGACTGCGGCGCATGAGCGTGCCATTAGGATCAAGGCTCAGCGTGACGTACGGAAAGCTATTGGGATACACCCACGCGTCGCCGTCGTTCTGGCCCGTTACCCAGAGCACTTCTACCCCTTTCTTATTGCGCAGGAATATCCGTAGGGGAGCATACCCCAATTTCATGGTGGAGTTAGCCTGGGTGTATTTGGCCCCCAAGCGTTCCTGGGCGTGCACGGTGCAGCGCAGCGTCTTCAAATTATCAATAGCTGCTCGCAACCGCAATACAAGCTGCTCGGTGGTCATGCCTTCCGTGGGGGCCGCCGCTGG
The window above is part of the Hymenobacter radiodurans genome. Proteins encoded here:
- a CDS encoding NAD(P)H-binding protein — translated: MVNTSQSPRPTVAVLGCGWLGLPLAKALVAEGYTVAGTTTTPTRVLTLRDAGIRPYLLSLGGKFTATDRDTLHTLLSGADVLVLNVPPRRSATASSYSNLLQPVAEAAQECGVGHVLFVSSTSVYPDEPRAMRENDAHASSEAASDILRAEELFAPQPHNTVVRLAGLFGPQRPPGRFLAGRHDVAQANAPVNLIHLTDCVGLLTAIIRQQAWGFTFNACAISHPMRGDFYPKAAQQLGLQPPDFRMDDALGGKIIDSTLIRQTLGYQFKHDDIEVALAAC
- a CDS encoding SDR family oxidoreductase encodes the protein MSAPYTQPMLRDNALQGKTIVVTGGGTGLGRAMTTYFLQLGANVTISSRKLDVLEKTAAELRQQTGGKVLAVQCDVRKYDEVENMLQRTIDEFGGVDVLLNNAAGNFISPTERLSHKAFDVIVDIVLRGSYNCTLAFGKRWIADKKPGTILNIVTTYASVGSAYVVPSAAAKAGVLAMTRSLAVEWAKYGIRSNAIAPGPFPTEGAWSRLFPEPLAKKLDPAASVPLKRVGDHQELANLAAYLVSDFSAYMNGEVVTIDGGEWLNGAGEFNKLELIPAPMWDEIEKAMRR
- a CDS encoding LysM peptidoglycan-binding domain-containing protein, whose translation is MSLSHRLQVPAACLLAATLILRPGAAPAAAPTEGMTTEQLVLRLRAAIDNLKTLRCTVHAQERLGAKYTQANSTMKLGYAPLRIFLRNKKGVEVLWVTGQNDGDAWVYPNSFPYVTLSLDPNGTLMRRSQHHSVLDAGYGMIADILRGSAQRPDRSYERSFRYAGDTVVAGRPCYQLRSDFPKFRYVSYTAGKGETVAQVADRFGCGEYRIMEQNGVAADAPIPTGKVLHVPNSYGSRTLICVDKKLYLPLLIRAEDDKGLFEEFKFLDVVANQPIPTLEFTKDFKDYNL